In one Culex quinquefasciatus strain JHB chromosome 2, VPISU_Cqui_1.0_pri_paternal, whole genome shotgun sequence genomic region, the following are encoded:
- the LOC6037196 gene encoding putative inorganic phosphate cotransporter isoform X1 gives MPPTARTENRTRDGHVLVWEQANIADGEPPTGRRFGTRHYVVFMLFLGMANAYVMRTNMSVAIVAMVNQSALEKHELFDDECPDTDYGEQDNSDHQDGEFLWTTSMQGYILSSFFYGYVITQIPFGLLAKKYGAMRFLGWGMLINSVFAFLVPVAARQGGAPWLIVVRFIQGLGEGPIVPCTHAMLAKWIPPNERSRVGSIVYSGAQFGTVISMPLSGLLADHGWDGGWPSIFYVFGIVGTIWSIAFLLTCHEDPITHPKIAEDERKYIQQALWGKAGVNIPPIPWKSIWKSMPFYAILLAHLGQNYGYETLMTELPTYMKQVLRFSIKANGTLSSLPYLAMWIFSIGVGWVADWMLTSGRFSHTMTRKLSNSIGQYGPAIALIIASYTGCNRALTVAILTIGVGLNGGIYAGFKINHLDLTPRYAGILMAFTNCSANLAGLLAPIAAGNIIEGKPTIAQWRIVFLIAAGVYLFTATFYNLFASGSRQPWDNPDNDEPQKPASIEAPHENGHNNGYNNGTTTATLRTMTGMAEQRQ, from the exons atgccaccgaCAGCCCGGACCGAGAATCGAACCCGCGACGGCCATGTGCTGGTGTGGGAGCAAGCCAACATCGCCGACGGAGAGCCACCGACTGGAC GGCGCTTCGGGACGCGGCACTATGTCGTGTTTATGCTGTTCCTGGGAATGGCGAACGCGTACGTTATGCGAACAAACATGTCGGTGGCGATCGTGGCCATGGTGAACCAGTCGGCGCTGGAGAAGCACGAGCTGTTCGACGACGAGTGCCCGGACACGGACTACGGCGAGCAGGACAACTCCGACCACCAGGACGGGGAGTTTCTGTGGACGACGAGTATGCAGGGGTACATTCTGTCGTCGTTTTTCTACGGGTACGTGATCACGCAGATTCCGTTCGGGCTGCTGGCCAAGAAGTACGGCGCCATGCGGTTCCTCGGGTGGGGAATGTTGATCAACTCGGTGTTTGCGTTTTTGGTTCCGGTGGCGGCGCGGCAGGGGGGTGCCCCGTGGTTGATTGTGGTCCGGTTTATTCAGGGATTGGGCGAGGGTCCGATCGTGCCGTGCACGCACGCCATGCTGGCCAAGTGGATTCCGCCGAACGAGCGATCACGAGTTGGCTCGATCGTGTATTCTG GTGCCCAGTTTGGAACGGTTATTTCGATGCCGCTGTCCGGTCTGCTTGCTGATCACGGTTGGGACGGTGGTTGGCCATCGATCTTCTACGTGTTTGGTATCGTCGGAACGATCTGGTCCATTGCCTTCCTGTTGACCTGTCACGAGGATCCGATCACGCATCCGAAGATTGCCGAGGACGAGCGCAAGTATATCCAGCAAGCGCTGTGGGGCAAGGCCGGCGTCAACATTCCTCCGATCCCGTGGAAGTCCATCTGGAAGTCGATGCCGTTCTACGCCATCCTGTTGGCTCATTTGGGTCAAAATTACGGCTACGAAACGCTGATGACCGAGCTGCCTACCTACATGAAGCAAGTGCTGCGATTCTCCATCAAAGCT AACGGAACTCTTTCTTCGCTGCCGTACCTGGCGATGTGGATCTTCTCGATTGGAGTGGGCTGGGTGGCGGATTGGATGCTGACGTCGGGACGCTTCTCGCACACGATGACGCGCAAGCTGTCCAACAGCATCGGTCAGTACGGACCGGCGATCGCGCTGATCATCGCGTCCTACACCGGCTGCAACCGCGCCCTGACGGTGGCCATCCTGACCATCGGTGTCGGCCTGAACGGAGGCATCTACGCCGGCTTCAAGATCAACCATCTCGATCTGACGCCACGTTACGCCGGCATCCTGATGGCCTTCACCAACTGTTCCGCTAATCTAGCTGGTCTATTAGCACCGATCGCAGCTGGCAACATCATCGAAGGAAAG CCCACGATCGCGCAATGGAGGATCGTGTTCCTGATCGCGGCCGGCGTGTACCTCTTCACGGCGACCTTCTACAACCTGTTCGCGTCCGGCTCGCGGCAACCGTGGGACAACCCGGACAACGACGAACCGCAGAAGCCGGCCTCGATCGAAGCCCCCCACGAGAACGGCCACAACAACGGGTACAACAACggaacgacgacggcgacgctTCGAACGATGACGGGCATGGCCGAACAGCGGCAGTAG
- the LOC6037196 gene encoding putative inorganic phosphate cotransporter isoform X2, whose product MTVSKEYLAEGGEPKQPEGRFGTRHYVVFMLFLGMANAYVMRTNMSVAIVAMVNQSALEKHELFDDECPDTDYGEQDNSDHQDGEFLWTTSMQGYILSSFFYGYVITQIPFGLLAKKYGAMRFLGWGMLINSVFAFLVPVAARQGGAPWLIVVRFIQGLGEGPIVPCTHAMLAKWIPPNERSRVGSIVYSGAQFGTVISMPLSGLLADHGWDGGWPSIFYVFGIVGTIWSIAFLLTCHEDPITHPKIAEDERKYIQQALWGKAGVNIPPIPWKSIWKSMPFYAILLAHLGQNYGYETLMTELPTYMKQVLRFSIKANGTLSSLPYLAMWIFSIGVGWVADWMLTSGRFSHTMTRKLSNSIGQYGPAIALIIASYTGCNRALTVAILTIGVGLNGGIYAGFKINHLDLTPRYAGILMAFTNCSANLAGLLAPIAAGNIIEGKPTIAQWRIVFLIAAGVYLFTATFYNLFASGSRQPWDNPDNDEPQKPASIEAPHENGHNNGYNNGTTTATLRTMTGMAEQRQ is encoded by the exons GGCGCTTCGGGACGCGGCACTATGTCGTGTTTATGCTGTTCCTGGGAATGGCGAACGCGTACGTTATGCGAACAAACATGTCGGTGGCGATCGTGGCCATGGTGAACCAGTCGGCGCTGGAGAAGCACGAGCTGTTCGACGACGAGTGCCCGGACACGGACTACGGCGAGCAGGACAACTCCGACCACCAGGACGGGGAGTTTCTGTGGACGACGAGTATGCAGGGGTACATTCTGTCGTCGTTTTTCTACGGGTACGTGATCACGCAGATTCCGTTCGGGCTGCTGGCCAAGAAGTACGGCGCCATGCGGTTCCTCGGGTGGGGAATGTTGATCAACTCGGTGTTTGCGTTTTTGGTTCCGGTGGCGGCGCGGCAGGGGGGTGCCCCGTGGTTGATTGTGGTCCGGTTTATTCAGGGATTGGGCGAGGGTCCGATCGTGCCGTGCACGCACGCCATGCTGGCCAAGTGGATTCCGCCGAACGAGCGATCACGAGTTGGCTCGATCGTGTATTCTG GTGCCCAGTTTGGAACGGTTATTTCGATGCCGCTGTCCGGTCTGCTTGCTGATCACGGTTGGGACGGTGGTTGGCCATCGATCTTCTACGTGTTTGGTATCGTCGGAACGATCTGGTCCATTGCCTTCCTGTTGACCTGTCACGAGGATCCGATCACGCATCCGAAGATTGCCGAGGACGAGCGCAAGTATATCCAGCAAGCGCTGTGGGGCAAGGCCGGCGTCAACATTCCTCCGATCCCGTGGAAGTCCATCTGGAAGTCGATGCCGTTCTACGCCATCCTGTTGGCTCATTTGGGTCAAAATTACGGCTACGAAACGCTGATGACCGAGCTGCCTACCTACATGAAGCAAGTGCTGCGATTCTCCATCAAAGCT AACGGAACTCTTTCTTCGCTGCCGTACCTGGCGATGTGGATCTTCTCGATTGGAGTGGGCTGGGTGGCGGATTGGATGCTGACGTCGGGACGCTTCTCGCACACGATGACGCGCAAGCTGTCCAACAGCATCGGTCAGTACGGACCGGCGATCGCGCTGATCATCGCGTCCTACACCGGCTGCAACCGCGCCCTGACGGTGGCCATCCTGACCATCGGTGTCGGCCTGAACGGAGGCATCTACGCCGGCTTCAAGATCAACCATCTCGATCTGACGCCACGTTACGCCGGCATCCTGATGGCCTTCACCAACTGTTCCGCTAATCTAGCTGGTCTATTAGCACCGATCGCAGCTGGCAACATCATCGAAGGAAAG CCCACGATCGCGCAATGGAGGATCGTGTTCCTGATCGCGGCCGGCGTGTACCTCTTCACGGCGACCTTCTACAACCTGTTCGCGTCCGGCTCGCGGCAACCGTGGGACAACCCGGACAACGACGAACCGCAGAAGCCGGCCTCGATCGAAGCCCCCCACGAGAACGGCCACAACAACGGGTACAACAACggaacgacgacggcgacgctTCGAACGATGACGGGCATGGCCGAACAGCGGCAGTAG